A genomic region of Mustela erminea isolate mMusErm1 chromosome 12, mMusErm1.Pri, whole genome shotgun sequence contains the following coding sequences:
- the C12H9orf40 gene encoding uncharacterized protein C9orf40 homolog, translating to MAKRRAAEPLTFHVPWKRLLLCDFPEEPPPPPPPLWIPPPGASHPGQPVGVPELPRKRKIDAGAMTEPSASPSKRRDGRDSGVPGGGQREGRGLETGEPPLQQPPVRPRGPGEEPRGARPPRGGGDDGAGRTEPRPGDWGAAPRQLNEEFWQYNSFQYWRNPLPPIDLADIEDVVEDNLPEATLPGKNEVVEIDMES from the exons ATGGCCAAGCGGCGTGCGGCCGAGCCGCTGACGTTCCACGTGCCTTGGAAGCGGCTCCTGCTCTGCGACTTTCCCgaggagccgccgccgcccccgccgccgctcTGGATCCCGCCGCCGGGGGCCTCCCATCCCGGGCAGCCCGTCGGCGTCCCGGAGCTGCCCCGAAAGCGCAAAATCGACGCGGGGGCTATGACTGAGCCTTCAGCTTCGCCCAGCAAGCGTCGCGACGGCCGGGACAGCGGCGTTCCGGGCGGCGGGCAGCGTGAGGGCCGAGGCCTGGAGACGGGCGAGCCGCCGCTGCAGCAGCCTCCGGTGCGGCCCCGCGGGCCAGGGGAGGAGCCCCGGGGCGCCCGGCCCCCGAGGGGCGGTGGCGACGACGGGGCGGGGCGCACAGAGCCCCGGCCGGGAGACTGGGGTGCAGCACCGCGCCAG ctcAATGAAGAATTTTGGCAGTATAACTCCTTCCAATATTGGAGGAATCCTTTACCACCTATTGATCTGGCAGACATCGAAGATGTAGTTGAAGATAACCTGCCAGAAGCAACGCTTCCAGGCAAGAATGAAGTGGTTGAGATTGACATGGAGTCCTGA